The proteins below are encoded in one region of Apium graveolens cultivar Ventura chromosome 4, ASM990537v1, whole genome shotgun sequence:
- the LOC141720568 gene encoding alpha carbonic anhydrase 1, chloroplastic-like translates to MASSIFFFLAISLTMLNTAFSTHYSQTLQKQQQEGNKFGYIGGTGPNMWGSLSPNFSLCSHGKAQSPIDVVTHKAFLDKNLKPLIRVYHASNATLVDNGFNVGIRFNGNVGGFSIDGKKYTLLQMHWHSPSEHRLNGRLMDAELHIVHKAEDGSIAVVAVLYKDGDADPLLTKIQSKLAELTYDRYAKREEGPEIVLGTFNTKQMRRKSHKYYRYRGSFTTPPCTENISWNILGKVRSISKQQVDALRGPLDIACKRNARPVQPLNGRVIELYDEDQ, encoded by the exons ATGGCTTCTTCGATCTTCTTCTTCCTCGCAATTTCCCTTACTATGCTCAACACTGCATTTTCTACTCATTACTCTCAAA CTTTGCAGAAGCAGCAGCAGGAGGGGAACAAATTCGGTTATATAGGAGGTACGGGACCTAACATGTGGGGTAGCTTAAGCCCAAACTTTTcactatgctctcatggaaaagCTCAGTCTCCCATTGACGTTGTTACCCACAAGGCTTTCCTTGATAAGAATCTGAAACCTTTGATCAGAGTCTATCACGCTTCAAATGCTACTTTGGTCGATAATGGTTTTAATGTTGGG ATACGTTTTAATGGAAATGTTGGAGGATTTAGCATAGATGGCAAAAAGTACACTCTTCTGCAGATGCACTGGCATTCTCCATCTGAGCACCGACTTAATGGACGCCT AATGGATGCAGAGCTTCACATAGTTCACAAGGCCGAAGATGGCAGCATCGCTGTTGTTGCAGTTCTCTACAAGGACGGTGATGCTGATCCTCTACTCACTAAG ATACAGAGTAAGTTAGCTGAATTGACATATGACCGATACGCTAAAAGAGAAGAAGGACCTGAAATTGTACTGGGAACATTTAACACGAAGCAAATGAGGCGGAAGAGCCACAAGTATTATAGATATAGAGGTTCTTTCACCACTCCTCCATGCACTGAGAACATAAGCTGGAACATTCTTGGCAAG GTGAGGTCAATATCTAAGCAACAAGTAGATGCCCTGAGGGGTCCTTTAGATATTGCCTGCAAACGCAATGCAAGACCCGTGCAACCACTAAACGGACGCGTAATTGAACTCTACGATGAAGATCAATAA
- the LOC141719291 gene encoding uncharacterized protein LOC141719291, whose product MPQVEAFVAVCRVGSSGRKIACEPLDDENHDDVDKTPDSFLLSKQAEFDWVARNAIFERKESTKPNVNYRSNSNSSSQRVLKSKAALIGLPKMQNNNLFDKRRCKPTNVRLFPPKRSESIEKSRAQMKEPASPKVSCIGRVRSKRNRRRQGSGHAQSEGKTKPEMKKGFCAKLLSLFRSDRHGRSSVQTENMSVKSKEKEEENKKSMVMNDVVMQVPGLGGMTRFTSGRRSCEMDEGETVC is encoded by the coding sequence ATGCCTCAAGTTGAAGCTTTTGTTGCAGTTTGTAGAGTCGGCAGCAGCGGTCGCAAGATTGCATGCGAACCACtagatgacgagaatcatgatGATGTCGATAAAACACCAGACTCGTTTTTGTTGTCTAAACAGGCTGAGTTTGATTGGGTTGCCCGCAATGCCATCTTCGAGCGTAAAGAATCTACGAAACCTAACGTCAACTATCGTAGTAACTCTAATTCCAGCTCACAGAGAGTTTTGAAGTCTAAAGCTGCGCTCATTGGGTTGCCGAAAATGCAGAATAATAATCTTTTTGATAAGCGCAGATGCAAACCGACTAATGTTAGATTGTTTCCTCCAAAACGATCAGAGTCGATTGAAAAATCGAGGGCACAGATGAAAGAACCGGCGTCGCCTAAGGTATCGTGTATTGGAAGAGTTAGATCCAAGAGAAATCGACGTAGACAGGGGAGCGGGCATGCACAGTCAGAGGGGAAAACAAAACCGGAAATGAAAAAAGGTTTTTGCGCCAAGTTATTGTCACTCTTTAGGTCAGATCGTCATGGTAGATCGAGTGTTCAGACTGAAAATATGTCGGTGAAATCGAAAGAAAAAGAGGAGGAAAACAAAAAGAGTATGGTGATGAATGATGTGGTGATGCAGGTGCCTGGTTTAGGAGGAATGACACGGTTCACGTCTGGTAGGAGGTCGTGCGAGATGGATGAAGGCGAGACTGTCTGTTGA